In the genome of Dehalococcoidales bacterium, one region contains:
- a CDS encoding molybdenum cofactor biosynthesis protein MoaE, producing MVEITNSVIPIEDVLNSVRNDASGGIIAYIGLIRDNSYEKRVVSVEYGNEDGDAEARLQKIVDDTKEKWPVNDMAIVHRVGKLNVGDNNVVIAVSTGHRQEGFAACQFAIDKFKEGLPTSKKETYTDGTCLDYKPKC from the coding sequence ATGGTAGAAATTACTAACAGCGTTATACCGATTGAAGATGTACTTAACAGCGTTCGCAATGATGCCAGCGGCGGGATTATTGCTTACATCGGGCTTATCAGGGATAATTCTTACGAAAAACGGGTTGTTTCCGTTGAGTACGGCAACGAGGACGGGGATGCCGAAGCAAGGCTGCAAAAGATTGTTGACGATACAAAAGAGAAATGGCCTGTAAACGACATGGCAATCGTCCATAGGGTTGGAAAACTGAATGTCGGCGATAATAACGTCGTAATCGCCGTATCGACGGGACACCGCCAAGAAGGCTTTGCCGCTTGTCAATTTGCCATTGATAAATTCAAGGAAGGGCTTCCGACATCCAAAAAGGAAACCTATACCGATGGTACTTGCTTGGATTACAAACCGAAGTGCTAA